TCCGCGCTCGCCCGCAGCCTGCCGATCGAGATCAAGTCGCAGATATCGATGGTGGTTTCGCCGGCGATGGGCGGCGTGATCATTGGCCACGAAATGGGCCGTTCGCTTGGGCTCGAGGCCGTGTTCGTGGAGCGCCCGACCGGCACGTTCGAGCTGCGCCGCGGCTTCCGCCTCAAGGCCGGCCAGAAGGTGCTGCTGGTGGAGGACGTGGTCACCACAGGCCTCAGCTCGCGCGAGGCGATGAAGGCCGTCGAGACGGCCGGCGGGCAGGTGATCGCCGCCGCCGCGCTGGTCGACCGCTCGAACGGCCTTGCCGATCTC
The nucleotide sequence above comes from Sphingosinicella sp. BN140058. Encoded proteins:
- the pyrE gene encoding orotate phosphoribosyltransferase yields the protein MTQDEILEEFRAADALLEGHFVLSSGLHSPRYLQCARVLMDPSRASRLASALARSLPIEIKSQISMVVSPAMGGVIIGHEMGRSLGLEAVFVERPTGTFELRRGFRLKAGQKVLLVEDVVTTGLSSREAMKAVETAGGQVIAAAALVDRSNGLADLGIPFFPLIRIDVPSYEPGAVPEELAAIPVEKPGSRKAA